The Hyalangium ruber genome includes the window GACGCGCCTGCTGGCCAACGACATGCAACTGCGCGGTGCGGACCTGCGGCTGGCGCTGGCCCCGTCGCTGCCCGCCGTCCAGGGGGACGGAATCCAGCTCCAACAGGTGGTGCTCAACCTGCTCGTCAACGCCATGGATGCCATGGTCGATGTGCCCGTGGGCAAGCGCCAGCTTCGGGTCCTCACCGCTTCGCCAGGCCCGGGGCAGGTGGAGCTGAGCGTGCAGGACTCGGGAGCAGGGATCGAGCCGGCGCGGCTGGCCCTCATCTTCGAGCCCTTCTACTCCACCAAGGCGCACGGGCTGGGCATGGGGCTGTCCATCAGCCGCTCCATCGTCGAGGCGCACGGCGGCCACTTGCGAGCCGAGAGCCCTCCGGGTCAGGGGGCTCTCTTACGGTGCTTGCTTCCCGCGGCGCACACGGAGTCCTCGCCATGACACAACCCCCTGCCACCATCTTCCTCGTGGACGACGATGAGTCCGTGCTGCGGGGGCTGAGGCGACTGCTGCGGGCCGTCGGCTATGCCTCGAAGTCCTTCGCCTCGCCCGCCGAGTTCCTCGCGCAACTGTCCGGGGACATGCCGGGCTGCGCCGTGCTGGACCTGCGAATGCCGGGGCTCAACGGGCTGGAGCTGCAGCAGGCCATGGAGTCCAAGGGCTGCCACCTGCCTGTCATCTTCATCTCCGGCCACGGGGATGTGCCGGCCAGCGTCAGGGCCATGAAGGCCGGCGCGGTGGACTTCCTCCTGAAGCCTTTTGATGAGCAACAACTGCTGGGAGCCATCTCCCAGGCCTTGCTCAAGGACGCGTCGGCGCGCGTCGGCCGCACCGAGACAGCCGCGCTGCACGCGCGTCATGCCGTCCTCACTCCCCGCGAGCGCGAGGTATGCACGCTGGTGGCCCAGGGGCTGACCAACAAGGAGGTCGCCCAGCAGCTGGGCACCACCGAGAAGACCATCAAGGTGCATCGCGCCCGCGTCATCCAGAAGCTGGACGTGGACTCGGTGGCGGAGCTGGTGCGGTTCGTGGACCGGCTGAGCCAGGGCTGAGCCCGCGCTGTGTAAGCACCAGCACCGCCCAGCCTCCCTGTACGGTAGCCTTCGTGTTCACCATGCGCGCCTCTGCTCTCCCTGCCGTGTTCCTGGTCGCTGCCTGCATTGCTTCGCCGCCCTCCGCGTGGGGCGCGGGGCCAGATGACGAGTTCAAGGCTCGGATCGCCCTCTTCACGTACGACACCCAGGCTCCGTTCAAGCTCCAGGAGGTGTCCGTCGAGAAGCGTGGGGGCGCGACCGTGCGTGACATCACCTTCGTGGCTGCGCCGGACCGCGAGCCGGTCAAGGCCTTTCTCGTCGTACCCGACGGCGCGGGCCCCTTCGCGGGAGTCCTCTGGGTGCATTGGCTCGGCGAGCCGAAGACCACCAACCGCACCCAGTTCCTGAACGAGGCCGTGAGCTTGGCCTCCCGGGGCGTGGTCTCGCTGCTGGTGGACGCCATGTGGTCGACGCCCAAGTGGTACGGGAGCCGGGTCCCCGAGCAGGACTACGAGAACTCCCAGCGTCAGGTCATCGCCTTGCGGCGAGCCATGGAGCTGCTGCTCTCGCAGCCCCAGGTGGACAAGGCCCGCGTCGGGTTCGTGGGCCACGATTACGGCGCCATGTACGGGATGCTGGCCGCCGGAGTGGCGCCGCGGGCGAAGACCTACGTGTACATCGCTGCCGCGCCCAGCCTCAGCGACTGGGCCTTCTTCGGCAAGCAGCCCCTGTCCAAGGCGGACTACCTCCGCCAGAACGCGGTCCTGGAGCCGAGCGACTACCTCCGCCAGGTGAAGAACGCGAGCACGCTCTTCCAGTTTGGAAAACAGGACGAGTACGTCTCGCATGCCAGCACCGCCATCCTGTTCGGCGCGGCCCAGTCGCCCAAGGAGCGGCGCTTCTATGAAGCCGAACACTCCATGACGCCCGCGAAGATCGCCGAGGAGCGCGATGCCTGGCTCCTCAAGGAACTCGCTCCGCCGGCGGCGCGCTGAGGATAGTCTCTTCGACCGAGGGAGGCTGCGTGCGCTACGTCCGAATGCCGATCGAGGTGGAATCACCCGAAGAGTACGGTTACGGCAAGATCCGCTACAACCTGTCCGAGAGCTCGATCGCGGACCAGAAGCTATCGGATCTGAAGGTCACGTTTCCGGACCTCACCCTTCTCTACGGCGAACATCGTGGCAACGGTGCGCTCCGCGAGCTGATTGCCGCGGGCAGCGGTGGCCTGAGCGCCGACGATGTCCTGATGACGACCGGGGCCGCGGGCGCGCTGTTCATCATCTCGACGGCGTTGCTCGACGCCGGAGACCAACTGGTCGTCATCCGACCGAACTACGCCACGAATCTCGAGACGCCGCGGGCGATCGGGTGCGACATCCGCTTCTTCGACCTGAAGTTCGAGGAGGGCTTTCGCATCGATCCCGACAGGCTGGCCGCGGCCGTGACGCCGCGGACGAAGCTCATCAGCATCACGTGCCCGCACAACCCGACCGGCGTCATGTTGACCGAGGCAGAACTTCGCCAGCTCTCCGACCTGGCGAAGCAGCGGGGCTGCTATCTGCTGGTCGACGAGACCTACCGTGACTTGTCGTACGACGGCGTGCTGCCGCTCGCGGCGTCGCTGGGCGAGCACGTGATCAGCGTGTCGTCACTCTCGAAGGCGTATGGTGTCCCCGGCATCCGAGTCGGCTGGCTGATCACCACGAACAAGCGCTTGCAGGAAGTCTTTCTCGCGGCCAAGGAACAGATCAGCATCTGCGGCAGCATTCTCGACGAGCACGTGGCGCTGACGGTGCTGCAGAACCGGCAGGCGCTCCTCGAGCCGGTGCTGGCGGAGATGCGCCGGCGCCTGGCTCAAGTCACACATTGGATGCAGGGGGAAGATCGGCTCGAGTGGGTGCGCCCCGCTGGAGGAGTGGTGTGCTTCCCTCGCATGCGCGCAGAGCCGCCGGGCGGTGTGGCCGCATTCTACGCGCGGCTGCTCGAGAAGCACGGCACGTACGTCGGTCCCGGGCACTGGTTCGAGATGCCCGACACGCACTTCCGCCTTGGCTACGGCTGGCCCACGGCCGACGAGCTCACCAGCGGCCTCGCCGCGATCTCGAAGGCGTTGCGCGGCTGAGGATGCGGCGCTCCTCCGGGGTGTCTTCTACCCGCCGATGTACCAGGTGATGCCGAGGATTCCACGCACCGGTCCTCCCTCGGCCGAGACGTTATCCTGACTCGTTCCGTTGAACCGGGTGCCCTCCGCGAGCGGTACCGCCCCATCCACTTCGAGCGCCAGCGACACCGGGCGGAAGAGGAAGACCTCGAGTCCCGCGCCCGCGGTTCCGTAGACAAGCGTCGTCACCGGATCCAACAGCCGCGCCCCTACGCGGGCGTTCAGCCGCACCGGGCCGAGCATCCCCGTCCGCAGCGTCAGCCCCGCGCCATAACCGGAGTAGGGCCCCTCGCGTTCCGCGTTCAACTCCGCCGAGGCGAACAGCCCCACGTGCGGGGTGAAGTCATAGCCAAGCCGCAGCCCTACTCCGCCGCCCTTGCGAAGCTCCACCTGGTAGTCCTGCTGCATGAAGGAGTCTTCCACGTGGAGCGTCCAGCCCGAGAGCATGTGGACATGCGGCTGGAGATACAGGCCCGAGGGCGGTGGCGCCTCTTCCTCCTCAGCGGCGAACGCAGGGGACAGCGACAGGAACACCGACAGCACCGCGCCGCGAGCCACAAACTTCTGGAGCATTTCTTGAGTCCTCTCGGGAGGATTGCGCGCTCCCACGCCAGAGCGCATCGAGCGCCCTGGACTCTTCGCCGCACCGCTACCCCGCCTCCCCGTCGCGGCTCGCCAGGACGACGTAGTACCCGTCTGGATCCCGGAGCCACATCTCCCGGTGCTGGGGCGCCGGGTTCACGTGCGGCTCCTCGACCACCGTCGCTCGCAGCTTCCGCGCTCGCTCCACGGCCGCATCGAAGTCGTCCACCTCGAACCACAACAGGACGCCATGTCCAACCGGTGCTTTGTCCCTGCCCATGAGGTTGGGGTGGTCTTCGTCCTCCCAGCTGTGGAGCTGGAGGATGAGCGAATCCCCGCTCATCAGCCGGTCATAGAAGAGCCGGTGCGGATGATCCGGGTCCCCGGAGGACTCCACGCCCAGCAGGGCCTTGTACCAGGTGCTGCTGGCCTTCACGTCTCTCACCGCGATCAGCGGTTGAGCGCGCACGGGTGCTTGTTTGGATTCAGCCATACACTCCTCGCTTGAGGCCGCTCATCATGCGAGGACCGACGCGCCGCCGTCTTGAACGAAATTGACCCAACCTTCGCGGACTTCAGGACGTCCAGGCACAGGCGCGTCATGCCCAGCATCCGGTACGCGATGTGGAGCAGCCGGGGCAGAGCGGGTCGAAGACGTCCGCAGGAGTTGAATCAGGCGGCTTCACCGCGAGGGGTTATCGGATGCACGGCCCGGAAGCCGAGGACGAGCCGGTTCGCGGTGTTGATGACGCCAATCATGAGGGTCAGCTTCACGATCTCCTCTTCGGTGAAGTGCGGTTTGAGCGCGGCGTAGTCCTCGTCGGGTGCGTGCGTCTGGGCGACGAGTGTCAGGGCCTCGGTCCAGCCCAGGGCCGCCCGCTCGCGGTCGGTGTACAGCGGCGACTCACGCCAGCCGTTTAGAAGGTAGATGCGCTCCTCGGTCTCCCCATGCGCGCGGGCGTCGCGGGTGTGCATGTGGATGCAGAAGGCGCAGCCATTGAGCTGGGACGAGCGGATCTTGACGAGCTCGCGGAGGCTCGGCTCCAGCCCCAGGGCCTCCACCTTCTTGCTGAAATCCACCATGAGATTGAGGGCGTCCGGCGCGACCGCGAAAGCATTCATCCGGGGCTTCATGTGTAGGTCCTCGTTCTGGGGGGGCGAAGTGCCCTTCCATCCCCAGGACGACGCAGCCGGTGCCGCGTGTGACATGGCCATTTCAAATGCCTAAAAAGGACCCAGGAGGCGCCCCCGGATGAAGACCGTGAACGATGTGGAGACGCTCGAACGCCTGTACGGGGTTCCCGGGAAGTCGTCCGTGCTCAAGGAGGTGGATCATCTCCACCCTGCATACCGGCCCTTCATCGAGCGATCGCCGTTCATGGTCCTCGCCACGTCCGGCCCTGGAGGGCTGGATGCATCGCCGCGAGGAGACCCCGCCGGGTTCGTGGTCATCGAGGACACGCGCACGCTGCTGCTGCCTGACCGCCGAGGCAACAACCGCATGGACTCGCTGCGGAACATCCTGGCGGATCCTCGCGTCGCGCTGTTGTTCTTCGTCCCGGGCGTGAACGAAACCCTGCGTGTCAACGGCCGGGCGAGCATCGTCATCGAGCCGTCCATGCTGGAGCGCTTCACCTTCGATGGGAAGGCGCCGCGCTCCGTGCTGCGCATCACTGTGGAGACGGTCTACTTCCAATGCAGCCGCGCGCTGGTCCGCTCCAGGCTTTGGGACCCAGCTCGGCACGTCACCCGCGCCGAGTTCCCAAGCCCCGGCTCCATCCTCGAGGCGCTGAGCCCGGATGACTTCGACGGCGACGAGTACGATCGCGAGCTGCCCGGCCGGGTGAAGGCGACGCTGTACTGAGCATCCAGCGTCCACGTCGATGGGCTCGCTCGCGAGGCAGCTCCCAGTCAGAGCGCGAGCGCGACGGCCCATCGAATGGGGACGATCAAGGGTGAGAGGCCTCTTGGATTCGCACCCTCCCATCGCCTGCACCCGCGCAGGGCGCCCCGAGCCGAGGTCACGGCGCCGAGCGCCTGCCGATCTCCGGGAAGCGCTCGTAGGCGCGCTTCAGCGCCTCCAGGTGGGCGGGGTTGTCGAGATCGAGCGGCGCGTCGGTGAGCTGCACGACCCATCCGCCCGATTCCGTGCGCCGCGCCCGCGAGAGCAGCTCGGCGTCACGAGCAGGAGCCGGGGACCCGATGGCTCGTGCGGCAGTCGCCAAGATGTCCTTAAGGAAGGAGTTCTGTCCGCCGCGGGCTCCACCGGGCCGAGCTGGCGCTGCCCGACATGGGACGCCGCCCCTCCGGGCCTTGACTAGACCTCCTCGAACCTTGTGCCTGTGGCGCCCATGCCCTCTAAGGCATTCTTGATTTCCTCGGAGACGATCAGCGGGCTGCTCCAACCCTCGCACCGCAACACCAGGGCGCTTCCCGCCTTGGCCTTGTCGATGCGCATGTCACGCACGGAGGCATACTGACCGACCTTGTGAGGCACTCCGTCCTCATGCGTCCAGAGTTCGATCCGGGACGCCTGTTCGTCGATACATCGGATGAGGCGTGTGGCCACGAGGATGAGGTACTGATCCGGTTGGCCCTCCACATCCACGGGGAGCAGTTGCACGTCCTCCGGGGCCAACCCCGCGAACGTGGAGGCGACCCGGACATGAACCACCGGGATGTTGAGGCCAGCCTCTGTGTAGTCCAGCGGCTTGCCCTCGATCTCGATGGGGATTTTCAAGCGGCTCTTGATATGGACGGGCGTTCCCCTCCAAAAATCGTAATCGTCCACTTTGACGCCCTGAGTGTTCCGGGGCATCGCCAAGTGCCAACGGTTCGGGAACTTCACGTCGTCGGCCAGTCTGAAGAAACGCTTGGGCATGGACTCCGTTTATCGCTGCTTGGCTTGAGTGACGAGTTGGTTCAGTTCAGTTTCCGGGGTGGCGATCTGCTTGGCCAGTTTCCGGAGTCGGGCCGTCAACGCCGCCCGGCAGTCCACGACGCTGCGACAGGCCGCCGTGGCTTCGAGGAGTTCGTCCAAGATGAGCTGATGATACCGCTCGGGGTGTGGTCCGTAGTGCCCGGGCAGAGGCAGCTTGTTCGCCGGATCCTCCATCGACATTCCCGCCTTGGCGAAGATGTCTCGGAACCTCGGTGTCCACGGGCCCCCGCGCACGGTGGACTTCTCGTTGCAGATGGTGGCGATGTGGTGCGTCTCGATGCAAGGGCTCGTGCTGCCACTGCCACTCGCCCCCATCGTCATTGCGGTGGCGGCCACCGTCACGCTCGCGCTCTCGGCGCTGAGCGCGATTTCCTCCACCACGCCCAACGCGGACAGCGAGATTTTTGCTGTGCCCTCGGCCTGCACGGCGACCTGGGCCGAGCCGGGCAGCGTCGGCACCTTCGCCGCGAACAGTTTCGCCGTCGAGCCAATGGCCGCCATCAGCAGCATGGCGCATGCGCGCGCTGCCTCTCGCCCGAGGAGTCTCCCGAAGCGCTCGCCCGCCTCGCGGATCTGCTCGAAGGTGGTCGCCACCTTCACCTCGTCCATCAACTGGAGCCAGCCGTTCACGAGGTTGAGGAGCGTGTCAACGCCGACATACAGAATCAGTCCCACGCCGACCACCGCCACCAGCGCCGGAGCCACCGGGTTGATCGCCATGATCAGCAGCATGGAACCCAACGTCCACAAGACCGTGTTGATGAGTGCGCGGACTTCCACCATCTCTCCCAGCGCTTTCTCCATCTCGTCGATTACCGGGCCCTTGCTCAGGGCCAGCGCCCAGATGTAGCGGCCGTGCCTGTCCAGGTAGCGTCCACCCACCAGTGCGCCCCCGAGACAGTCGCCGTAGAAGCTGTGAACGCGCTGGCACCAGACCCGGTAGCGCTCGGCTGTCTCCAGATCGTCTTGCGTCAACGTGCCGTCCCAGGACTCGCCCGGACTCATCGGCACCAGCTTCTTGTCCTCTCGCAGGTAGAGGTAGTTGCCGAACTGCGGGTCCATCTGAAACATCTTCTCGGCCGTCTGACGTGGCGTGCCTGACAGCCGCACCTCGTGCGCCAGTCGCCTCATGGCCTGCTGGAACTCCGCTGGGTCCACCACGACGGGTTGCAGGTCCACCGTGCGGGGAATGTGGACGACGGCTTTGCCCTGACCTGTGTCGTCCTCCACGTGGGAGACCCTCGGGACGCTGCTGCATCCCACGAGGAACGCGAGGGCAAGTGCGCTGATCTTTCTCCACGGAATTCGCCTCAGACCCATGTGTCACTCCTTCATGCGAGGAGGGGAGAAGGTTAGAGGGCTGCCCGGGGAGAGGAGGAGCCGCCGGCCCAGCTACGGCACCGTCACAGCAGGTTCAGCCAGGCAATGATGTCCTGCGTCTCCTGCGGAGTGATGAAGATGCCCCGGAGAGCCAGAGCGCCGGTGTAGTGGAGCAGCACGTCATCCAGCGTCTTGGCGGAGTTGTCGTGGAAGTAGGGCGCCGTGTTCTTGATGTTGCGGAGCGACGCCATCTTGAAGAGGTTGAAGTCCTCCAGGCGCCCCGTGATGAGGAAGCGGCCGGGATCCGGCGAGATGCGCACCTCCGGGAGTCCACCCGGGCGCTGGATGACGAACGTGTACACGGGAGACAGTCCGGGGTTGATCTCCGAGATGAACGCGTTGGAGAAGCGCGAGCCGGGAGGCTGGCCGAGGAGGTTGCGAGGGCCCGTTTCGTTGAGCAGGGGGCCGCCGTGGCACTGGCCACAGAGGCCATCCGGCCGGAAGAAAGCCCGGCCTCGCTTCTCCGAGGCAGTGGTGCCCTCGGGCAGCCCTGGCGCTACGCCCGTCTGTGCGTAGTCCCGCATGGCCTGTGAGGAGAAGAGGGTCTGCTCGAAGCTGGCGATGTCCGCCAACTCCTCGGCAGTGGGCTCTCGTGTTGCCTGGGCATGTCCCAGGATGGCGCTGTGGGCCTGGCTCGTGAGGGTTGGCTCACGCCCGTCCGCCATGAGCACCGGGTCCAGCGCGGGAGTGTCGAGGGTGCTCGGAATGCCGCGCCGCAGGGTGACCTGGGTGGCGAAGGGGTTGAGCAACAGCCGGGTGTTCGAGGGCAGCGGTACCGAGACGAGGATGGTCGCGTCCCTCAGCAGCCGGTGGTAGGACCTGCCCGTCGAGCCGTCATCGCTGTCGATGGCTCGGAACATGGGCTCATCCGGGTTGCTCGCATACCGTGCCTGGAGGTCCGCGGGGGTGACTGTCCCCGTGGCCAGGCTGTGGCAGGTTTCGCAGGTGCGCCCGTTGCCACCGAAGGTCTCTTGACGGAAGAGGCCCTCGCCCACCGTCAGCGTCTGTCCCATGGCCACCGCGTCAGCGCGAGTCTCCACTCCGCCTGCGTCCGTGAGAGGGGTGCCCCCACAGGCCGTGGTAAGCCACAGGGTTGCCAACGTGGCCACATGGAGACGCTTCATCGTGTTCAGTGCCATCCTGGATCTCTCTGCAATGAGGTTCTGTCCTCAGTTGCATTGAAACCGCGAGAGTGGATCTTTTGATGGCCTCGCGCTTCCGAGCGGGCACCAGGAGCCACGGACGCCTCACCCTCGGCTTGGACTCATTGGCAGTTGGCCGCCTCCTGCCTCATCCGGACCGTCTCCTTCCTCCAGGGCGACAGCAAGCCAGGCCACACGGCGGCGCGTCGTCGCAGATGCGCTCCTCGAAGAGCAGCGGCAGGTTGAGCAGGCCACAGGACTGCGGCAGGCCCGTGATGAGCCTGCCCCGGTACGTGGAGCGGGACGTCAGCCCGGTTGGAGTGCGGAGTGTGAGTGTCATTCCCAGCGAACCGGTGGGCCTGCCCGAGGCCAGGGCGTAGGCCTCCGTGCTTGAGATCGCGGAAGTGATCGCCGGGCCTGGACGCGTCTTCTCCCGCCGGCTCCAGCGTCTTCCTCCTGGCCTGGGGCACAGGAGGTCTCACGAGAGCCGGGAGCCCGGCACGACGGGGCACGGGGAAGTCTTACGACCTGCCCGACGCGTCCGGCCTGGACACTCGCCACGAGCCACGGCGCTTCACCGCTTCAATCCTACTGATGCCGCTACCCCTCGCGCATGAGCGATCCCCAGCATTCCTTCGCGGCGTAGGTAATGGCTCTTGCGGATGCGCTTTAGGGTCTGCTCCACCGCGTCCAACATGGCGAACGCTCGCCGCGCCTTCTCTGGGAAGCGGGGTAACGATTGGACGTAGAGACACGCCACGTTGATCCGATGGGTAATGTCCGCGTATCCGAGTCGCTGACAACGGCGCAAGAGCGGGCCGAACTCTTCCCACCCCGCCCCGCTCGCGTATGCCTGAGTGATGATCAACTGCATCGCCAGCCGATCGACGTGCAACCGCTCGGCGGGGGTTCTTGCCTCCTGCTTGAACTCCTCTGCCTGCGCGAGCATTGCGCGCTTGATCTCGGTGTATGGCGTGTCAGCCTTGAACAACTGGACCAAGAGATCATCGGTACGCCGAGAGACACTGTGCCACCAGTCTTTGCGAGTGCGCCGCACGCTTCAACCTCCCGGGCAGGGCTTCTCGTTGGCTTCCGCTGGCCACTCCCCCGAACGTTGGCAGAGGATAAAGCACGAGCGGCACTGGCTCTCACCGTAAACGCGCAACTCCGCGTCACCCCCCACGAACTCACGACATCTCACGTAGAACTCTTGGCATCGCTTGTTCCACTCCCTCTGTTCTTCGGGTGTGGGAATGGGGGGCGATACTGGCTCGGGGTTCCTCTTCGGAGCGGGCTGGGTCTGAGGCTTGGGCTGAGTCTTGGGGGGGCCAGCCATCCCTGTGCAGCGCTCCCAGGCTCCGGGGTGTTCCTTGAGGCAGCACGTCTCGGTGTCGTCTCCCGGTTGGCATCCCATCCCGTTCATGTAACAGCCCGTCCCCAAGAGGAGGACAGGGAGCATCAGGAGCACGCAACGCGCCGCACGACATGCAAACACGCTCGGTCGTTCCATGAGACGGCCCCCAGAAAGCTGCGGGATCAGTCAGCCCCGGAATTATCGGAACCACGGCGCCCCTGTTGCGTAGGCACGCACCGCCCGGCCCACGGCACGGGCAAGCGGTCGCACGTGGACGAGAACAGGGGGCGCGCGGCTCGCACACGTGACCAGCCAGCCGGATCGCCGCGCAGGGTCGCGTCGAAGAACGCGGTGACTGCCTAAGCCCCCGGACATAGATGTTGATCACCTGCTGCTGCCGCATCCCGCCCGGCGGGTCTCCCCGTCGAGGGCGCAGTAGAGGGCCACCGGCAGCCCTCACTTCGAGGTGTGCAACAACGATGACCGAGGGCTTAGTTCGTCCCGCGCAGGGCATCCTCGCCGGCCTGGCTGATAACTCCTGGCAGGAGGTACGGCAGGATCGGAGAAAACGCCGCCACGTCGGTGAAGTCGTAATGGGGCGCGCTAGCGATCTGCAGTCGGCACGAAGGACCGCCCAGGCGCTCGATGAAGGCCTCCCGTCAGTACCGAGAGGCGGTGACGAGCCGCTTCGCCAAGGGTGCGCTCGTCAAGGTGCAGGTGCGCAACCAGAAGG containing:
- a CDS encoding AHH domain-containing protein, with the protein product MGLRRIPWRKISALALAFLVGCSSVPRVSHVEDDTGQGKAVVHIPRTVDLQPVVVDPAEFQQAMRRLAHEVRLSGTPRQTAEKMFQMDPQFGNYLYLREDKKLVPMSPGESWDGTLTQDDLETAERYRVWCQRVHSFYGDCLGGALVGGRYLDRHGRYIWALALSKGPVIDEMEKALGEMVEVRALINTVLWTLGSMLLIMAINPVAPALVAVVGVGLILYVGVDTLLNLVNGWLQLMDEVKVATTFEQIREAGERFGRLLGREAARACAMLLMAAIGSTAKLFAAKVPTLPGSAQVAVQAEGTAKISLSALGVVEEIALSAESASVTVAATAMTMGASGSGSTSPCIETHHIATICNEKSTVRGGPWTPRFRDIFAKAGMSMEDPANKLPLPGHYGPHPERYHQLILDELLEATAACRSVVDCRAALTARLRKLAKQIATPETELNQLVTQAKQR
- a CDS encoding DUF5953 family protein — its product is MATAARAIGSPAPARDAELLSRARRTESGGWVVQLTDAPLDLDNPAHLEALKRAYERFPEIGRRSAP
- a CDS encoding VOC family protein — protein: MAESKQAPVRAQPLIAVRDVKASSTWYKALLGVESSGDPDHPHRLFYDRLMSGDSLILQLHSWEDEDHPNLMGRDKAPVGHGVLLWFEVDDFDAAVERARKLRATVVEEPHVNPAPQHREMWLRDPDGYYVVLASRDGEAG
- a CDS encoding imm11 family protein, translating into MPKRFFRLADDVKFPNRWHLAMPRNTQGVKVDDYDFWRGTPVHIKSRLKIPIEIEGKPLDYTEAGLNIPVVHVRVASTFAGLAPEDVQLLPVDVEGQPDQYLILVATRLIRCIDEQASRIELWTHEDGVPHKVGQYASVRDMRIDKAKAGSALVLRCEGWSSPLIVSEEIKNALEGMGATGTRFEEV
- a CDS encoding pyridoxamine 5'-phosphate oxidase family protein, encoding MKTVNDVETLERLYGVPGKSSVLKEVDHLHPAYRPFIERSPFMVLATSGPGGLDASPRGDPAGFVVIEDTRTLLLPDRRGNNRMDSLRNILADPRVALLFFVPGVNETLRVNGRASIVIEPSMLERFTFDGKAPRSVLRITVETVYFQCSRALVRSRLWDPARHVTRAEFPSPGSILEALSPDDFDGDEYDRELPGRVKATLY
- a CDS encoding dienelactone hydrolase family protein produces the protein MRASALPAVFLVAACIASPPSAWGAGPDDEFKARIALFTYDTQAPFKLQEVSVEKRGGATVRDITFVAAPDREPVKAFLVVPDGAGPFAGVLWVHWLGEPKTTNRTQFLNEAVSLASRGVVSLLVDAMWSTPKWYGSRVPEQDYENSQRQVIALRRAMELLLSQPQVDKARVGFVGHDYGAMYGMLAAGVAPRAKTYVYIAAAPSLSDWAFFGKQPLSKADYLRQNAVLEPSDYLRQVKNASTLFQFGKQDEYVSHASTAILFGAAQSPKERRFYEAEHSMTPAKIAEERDAWLLKELAPPAAR
- a CDS encoding aminotransferase class I/II-fold pyridoxal phosphate-dependent enzyme → MRYVRMPIEVESPEEYGYGKIRYNLSESSIADQKLSDLKVTFPDLTLLYGEHRGNGALRELIAAGSGGLSADDVLMTTGAAGALFIISTALLDAGDQLVVIRPNYATNLETPRAIGCDIRFFDLKFEEGFRIDPDRLAAAVTPRTKLISITCPHNPTGVMLTEAELRQLSDLAKQRGCYLLVDETYRDLSYDGVLPLAASLGEHVISVSSLSKAYGVPGIRVGWLITTNKRLQEVFLAAKEQISICGSILDEHVALTVLQNRQALLEPVLAEMRRRLAQVTHWMQGEDRLEWVRPAGGVVCFPRMRAEPPGGVAAFYARLLEKHGTYVGPGHWFEMPDTHFRLGYGWPTADELTSGLAAISKALRG
- a CDS encoding carboxymuconolactone decarboxylase family protein, translated to MKPRMNAFAVAPDALNLMVDFSKKVEALGLEPSLRELVKIRSSQLNGCAFCIHMHTRDARAHGETEERIYLLNGWRESPLYTDRERAALGWTEALTLVAQTHAPDEDYAALKPHFTEEEIVKLTLMIGVINTANRLVLGFRAVHPITPRGEAA
- a CDS encoding response regulator transcription factor, whose amino-acid sequence is MTQPPATIFLVDDDESVLRGLRRLLRAVGYASKSFASPAEFLAQLSGDMPGCAVLDLRMPGLNGLELQQAMESKGCHLPVIFISGHGDVPASVRAMKAGAVDFLLKPFDEQQLLGAISQALLKDASARVGRTETAALHARHAVLTPREREVCTLVAQGLTNKEVAQQLGTTEKTIKVHRARVIQKLDVDSVAELVRFVDRLSQG